A region from the Oscillatoria sp. FACHB-1406 genome encodes:
- a CDS encoding Npun_F0494 family protein, whose protein sequence is MSSPIAPSQIPIAYSPQTVARAERALRCSPFKLLLFTTMRDRSVPLNEIVGSSGVERRHTQRPLLELVAESHLVWLIQVGLLRREVDGQGITDSFRLTPLGRQIVERYEKAGVKIPSDSLHAPLRASVWDRIVNALNRWLRLPF, encoded by the coding sequence ATGAGTTCCCCCATCGCCCCATCCCAAATACCCATCGCTTACTCTCCCCAAACTGTTGCGCGCGCAGAACGCGCGTTGCGCTGTTCGCCCTTTAAACTTTTGCTTTTTACGACAATGCGCGATCGCAGCGTTCCCTTAAACGAAATTGTAGGGAGTTCTGGGGTCGAGCGAAGACACACTCAACGTCCCCTGCTAGAATTAGTCGCAGAAAGTCACCTCGTTTGGCTCATCCAAGTCGGTTTGCTGCGACGTGAAGTTGATGGCCAGGGCATCACCGACAGCTTCCGCCTCACCCCCCTCGGACGGCAAATCGTCGAACGGTACGAAAAAGCGGGTGTTAAGATCCCCTCTGACTCGTTACACGCGCCGCTACGCGCTTCTGTGTGGGATCGCATCGTCAATGCCCTCAACCGTTGGCTGAGACTGCCTTTTTAA
- a CDS encoding ribonuclease D gives MAYLTDLGDIKAAIVHFRQRSRLWLDTEVADFRSQKPRLSLIQVLDDPSDETGDRVTILDVLDCPDAIALFIEQIMLDPEIEKVFHNAKYDLKFLGKQKAKQVTCTLELAKKIPYYLAPVNDYTLKTLAEKLCNLPAIDKTEQQGDWGQRPLTSSQLHYAKMDVVYLTKLHRRLLELQALVERDPETENLEALLLRYRQIEHQWQCLSTEMEHLRTRIKATMQHQEVEEQAGFKLSMQKRTTRRISFQELARFARETGADFDLSIALNKNQQTALGEYLEVLPIEEEVSAIAMLKVSAQDEEDIPF, from the coding sequence ATGGCTTATTTAACGGATTTGGGCGATATTAAAGCTGCGATCGTGCATTTTCGCCAGCGTTCTCGGTTGTGGTTAGATACGGAAGTTGCTGACTTTCGCAGCCAGAAACCGCGACTCTCGTTGATTCAGGTATTGGACGATCCGAGCGATGAAACGGGCGATCGCGTGACGATTCTGGATGTCCTCGACTGTCCCGATGCGATCGCTCTCTTTATCGAACAAATTATGCTCGATCCTGAAATCGAGAAAGTTTTCCATAATGCCAAATACGATCTCAAGTTTTTAGGAAAACAAAAGGCAAAGCAGGTAACTTGTACCTTAGAACTGGCGAAAAAAATCCCCTACTATCTTGCACCCGTTAACGACTATACGCTTAAAACTTTAGCCGAGAAACTCTGCAATCTTCCCGCGATCGATAAAACCGAACAGCAAGGAGACTGGGGACAACGCCCGCTAACTTCCTCGCAGTTACACTATGCAAAAATGGATGTTGTTTACCTTACTAAACTTCATCGACGCTTGTTAGAACTTCAAGCTTTAGTCGAGCGCGACCCAGAAACCGAAAACTTAGAAGCATTGCTCCTACGTTACCGTCAAATCGAGCATCAATGGCAATGTTTGAGTACAGAAATGGAGCATTTAAGAACCCGAATTAAAGCAACGATGCAACACCAAGAAGTTGAGGAACAAGCGGGTTTTAAGTTATCGATGCAGAAGCGCACCACGCGCCGCATTTCGTTCCAAGAACTCGCGCGATTTGCTCGCGAAACGGGGGCAGACTTCGACTTATCGATCGCACTCAATAAAAACCAGCAAACGGCGTTGGGCGAGTATCTGGAGGTTTTACCGATTGAGGAAGAGGTTAGCGCGATCGCGATGCTGAAAGTTTCTGCCCAAGATGAGGAAGATATTCCGTTTTAG
- a CDS encoding ATP-binding protein, whose translation MFPKQALRELIANALIHQDFLVTGASVAIEMYSDRIEISNPGIPPIKVERFIDEYRSRNEQLADLMRRFGICEEKGSGIDKVINAVEAYQLPAPDFRADDIRTTTILFAHQDFDDMSKADRIRACYQHCCLLYINNKRMSNQSLRERFRLNESKQATVSLIIGATKEAGFIKMDISESMSTRYARYLPFWA comes from the coding sequence ATGTTTCCAAAACAAGCTCTACGGGAATTAATTGCTAATGCTCTAATTCACCAAGACTTTCTAGTTACAGGGGCTTCAGTGGCGATCGAAATGTACAGCGATCGCATCGAAATATCTAATCCCGGAATTCCTCCTATCAAGGTAGAGCGCTTTATTGATGAATATCGTTCTCGCAACGAGCAACTCGCCGATCTAATGAGACGTTTCGGTATTTGTGAAGAAAAAGGGAGTGGCATTGATAAGGTTATTAATGCAGTTGAAGCCTATCAACTCCCCGCACCGGACTTTCGGGCAGATGATATTCGTACTACAACTATCTTGTTTGCTCACCAGGATTTTGATGATATGAGCAAAGCAGACCGAATTCGAGCCTGCTACCAGCATTGCTGTCTGTTGTATATCAACAATAAACGTATGTCCAATCAGAGTCTACGGGAGCGATTTCGCTTGAATGAATCCAAGCAAGCGACTGTTTCCCTGATTATCGGGGCGACGAAGGAAGCAGGTTTTATTAAGATGGATATTTCGGAGTCGATGTCCACGCGCTATGCTCGTTATCTTCCTTTCTGGGCTTAA
- a CDS encoding ATP-binding protein: protein MITLNTLQDWLNAPVENEKLEFKEAKNQFDTVKLMKYCVAIANEGGGYLIFGITDKRPRQVVGSHAFSTPESLNKIKAQIVKKLHLRVDTTELQHSDGRVLIFEIPSRPTGQPIALDGAYLMRAGEELVAMTSDMLKRIFAEDRHDWFCEPAASALAAGEVIDLLDTQTYFELLKLPYPTHRNAVLERLQSDRLLYKMSDGWTISNISAILLAKKLERFSSSLARKAARVIFYEGSGK, encoded by the coding sequence ATGATAACTCTCAACACCCTCCAAGATTGGTTGAATGCACCTGTAGAAAACGAAAAACTTGAATTTAAAGAAGCAAAAAATCAATTTGATACTGTCAAACTGATGAAATATTGCGTCGCCATCGCAAATGAAGGAGGAGGATATTTAATTTTCGGCATTACCGATAAGCGCCCGCGTCAAGTTGTTGGTTCTCACGCCTTTTCAACACCTGAATCGCTTAACAAAATTAAAGCCCAAATTGTCAAAAAACTTCACTTGCGCGTTGATACGACAGAATTACAACATTCTGACGGTCGAGTGTTAATCTTTGAAATCCCTAGCCGACCGACCGGACAACCGATTGCTTTAGACGGAGCGTACCTCATGCGAGCAGGTGAAGAACTCGTAGCGATGACATCCGATATGCTAAAGCGTATTTTTGCTGAAGATCGACACGATTGGTTTTGCGAACCCGCTGCTTCCGCTCTGGCAGCAGGTGAAGTTATTGATTTGTTAGATACGCAAACCTATTTTGAGCTTTTAAAGCTTCCTTATCCTACCCATCGTAATGCCGTACTAGAAAGATTGCAAAGCGATCGATTACTTTACAAAATGTCGGACGGTTGGACGATTTCAAATATCTCAGCTATCCTACTTGCCAAAAAACTCGAACGCTTTTCTTCGTCGCTAGCCCGTAAAGCAGCGCGAGTTATCTTTTATGAAGGCAGTGGTAAGTAA
- a CDS encoding glycosyltransferase family 2 protein has translation MSDRVNLNNSLLLVPVGSLIVPAHPPAPSPILLSIAIPTYKESQNIETLVSKLCYLLDPVLRDRYELIIVDDDSPDRTWEIAQSLIPQYPQLRVMRRIEERGLSTAVVRGWQVARGFVFGAIDADLQHPPEILLQLWEEIKKGADLAVASRHIEEGGVSDWNIFRRILSRGAQILGLTILPGVVGRVSDPMSGYFLVKRDAIAGKPLDPIGYKILLEVIGRGDIRCCREVGYIFQERQEGESKVTAKQYLEYIQHLLRLRRSLWPVERFLRFIAVGATGLVVDLSLFYLLRTEWGLGLTRSAILSAEVAIINNFLWNDLWTYRDKSRPQKGWKKWFKRLLKFNAICLAGLILNVLLVNILYNLLHVNEYAAKLIAIAVVTFWNFWINLKLQWRTTEIG, from the coding sequence ATGTCCGATCGCGTCAATCTCAATAACTCCCTACTCTTGGTTCCCGTCGGTTCTCTCATCGTTCCGGCACATCCCCCCGCCCCGAGTCCGATTCTGCTTTCGATTGCCATCCCTACCTACAAAGAAAGCCAGAATATTGAAACCCTCGTTAGTAAATTATGTTACCTCCTCGATCCAGTATTGCGCGATCGCTACGAACTGATTATCGTCGATGACGACAGCCCCGATCGCACCTGGGAAATTGCCCAGTCCCTCATCCCCCAATATCCGCAACTGCGAGTGATGCGACGTATTGAAGAACGAGGACTCTCCACCGCCGTCGTGCGCGGGTGGCAAGTCGCGCGAGGCTTCGTATTTGGGGCAATTGATGCCGATTTGCAGCATCCACCCGAAATTTTGCTGCAACTGTGGGAAGAAATCAAAAAAGGCGCGGATCTCGCTGTCGCCAGTCGCCATATCGAAGAAGGCGGCGTAAGCGACTGGAATATCTTTCGCCGTATCTTATCGCGAGGCGCACAGATATTAGGTTTGACCATTTTACCCGGCGTTGTCGGGCGCGTGTCGGATCCGATGAGCGGCTATTTTTTAGTGAAGCGAGACGCGATCGCAGGCAAACCTCTCGACCCCATCGGTTATAAAATCCTCTTAGAAGTCATCGGGCGCGGCGACATTCGCTGCTGTCGGGAAGTCGGCTACATTTTCCAAGAACGCCAAGAAGGGGAAAGCAAAGTTACCGCCAAGCAATATCTCGAATACATCCAGCACCTCTTGCGTTTGCGGCGTTCCCTATGGCCCGTCGAGCGGTTTCTGCGTTTTATTGCCGTCGGTGCTACCGGCTTAGTCGTCGATTTAAGCTTATTTTACCTGCTGCGAACTGAATGGGGATTAGGCTTGACGCGCAGTGCCATACTTTCAGCGGAAGTGGCAATTATTAATAACTTTCTTTGGAACGATCTGTGGACGTATCGCGATAAATCCCGTCCTCAAAAAGGCTGGAAGAAATGGTTTAAGCGCTTGTTAAAGTTCAATGCAATTTGTCTGGCGGGTTTGATCTTAAATGTCTTGTTGGTCAATATTCTCTATAACCTGCTTCATGTCAACGAGTATGCAGCAAAATTGATTGCGATCGCCGTAGTTACCTTTTGGAACTTTTGGATTAACCTCAAACTTCAGTGGCGTACAACGGAAATCGGTTAA
- the gcvP gene encoding aminomethyl-transferring glycine dehydrogenase, translated as MANPELAVNLALAHSQPEFKPQVPNLRIAADEFARRHIGSNAKEVATMLGVLGCETLDALIDKAVPAAIRLQKPLQLPASKTETAALAQLKQIASQNQIARSYIGMGYYDCITPPVIQRNILENPGWYTAYTPYQAEIAQGRLEALLNFQTLIADLTGLPIANASLLDEGTAAAEAMSMSYHLCKNKSNTFFIADSCHPQTIEVVATRAKPLGIEVLVGPYYEFDFEQPIFGALLQYPDTYGAVADYRHFIDRAHQVSALVTVAADPLSLTLLTPPGEFGADIAVGSTQRFGVPLGYGGPHAAYFATRDEYKRSIPGRIVGVSKDRHGKPALRLALQTREQHIRREKATSNICTAQVLLAVMASMYAVYHGPEGLRAIASRIHTLAVLLAAGLKRLNYSIDEIPFFDTVCLCVGEAGAKAVVQAAETKGVNLRLVEPGFVCISLDETTTLEDVTQLWQLLAGRETLPFTAEELEQEARFDFYAPFARSSDYLRDRVFNRYHSESEMLRYLHQLQTKDLSLTTSMIPLGSCTMKLNATAEMIPVTWPEFGKIHPFAPRSQTRGYQELFQQLESWLAEITGFAGVSLQPNAGSQGEYAGLQVIRAYHEHRGEAHRNICLIPESAHGTNPASAVMCGMKVVAVKCDKQGDIDLADLKAKAEKHGDNLAALMVTYPSTHGVFEEGIVEICETVHHYGGQVYMDGANMNAQVGLCRPGDFGADVCHLNLHKTFCIPHGGGGPGVGPIGVAAHLVPYLPGHLVVELGDETSIGAIAAAPWGSASILVISWMYIAMMGAEGLTEATKIAILNANYIAQRLEGAYPVLFKGKSGLVAHECIIDLRPMDKRAGVKVDDVAKRLMDYGFHAPTMSWPVIGTMMVEPTESESQEELDRFCEAMLAIAGEADAISSGTIDREDNPLKNAPHTAESLLCGEWTHPYSREEAAYPAPWTKEHKYWPTVGRIDNAYGDRNLICSCEGMEAYREE; from the coding sequence ATGGCTAATCCAGAACTCGCTGTCAATCTCGCTTTGGCTCACTCTCAACCCGAATTCAAGCCTCAAGTTCCCAACCTCAGAATCGCTGCTGATGAGTTTGCGCGGCGACATATCGGCTCAAACGCAAAAGAAGTGGCAACAATGCTGGGAGTGTTGGGGTGCGAGACGCTCGATGCTTTGATTGACAAAGCAGTTCCCGCTGCCATTCGTCTCCAAAAACCTTTGCAACTCCCCGCATCGAAAACCGAAACGGCAGCTTTAGCGCAATTAAAACAAATTGCTTCGCAGAATCAGATTGCTCGTTCCTACATTGGTATGGGTTATTACGATTGCATCACGCCGCCGGTGATTCAGCGCAATATCCTGGAAAATCCGGGCTGGTATACTGCCTATACGCCCTATCAAGCAGAAATTGCCCAAGGACGTTTAGAAGCGCTGCTGAATTTTCAAACGCTGATTGCGGATTTAACCGGACTCCCCATTGCCAACGCTTCCCTTCTCGATGAGGGGACTGCTGCCGCCGAAGCGATGAGCATGAGTTACCATCTGTGCAAGAATAAATCCAACACCTTCTTCATTGCCGATAGCTGTCACCCGCAAACGATTGAGGTCGTTGCCACCCGTGCCAAACCTTTGGGAATTGAGGTTTTAGTCGGCCCTTACTACGAGTTTGACTTCGAGCAACCCATCTTCGGTGCTTTATTACAATATCCCGATACTTACGGGGCTGTAGCCGATTATCGTCATTTTATCGATCGCGCGCACCAAGTTTCCGCCCTCGTCACCGTCGCCGCCGACCCCCTCAGTTTAACCCTCCTCACCCCTCCCGGCGAGTTCGGCGCGGATATTGCCGTCGGCAGTACCCAACGTTTCGGCGTACCGCTGGGTTACGGCGGGCCTCACGCTGCTTACTTTGCGACGCGCGACGAGTACAAACGCAGCATTCCCGGCCGTATCGTCGGCGTTTCTAAAGACCGCCACGGCAAACCAGCTTTGCGCCTCGCCCTACAAACCCGCGAACAGCACATTCGGCGCGAAAAAGCAACCAGTAATATTTGTACGGCGCAGGTTCTTTTAGCGGTGATGGCTTCGATGTATGCAGTCTATCACGGCCCGGAAGGACTGCGTGCGATCGCGTCTCGCATCCACACCCTTGCCGTCCTCCTCGCCGCCGGTTTAAAACGCCTCAACTACAGCATTGACGAGATTCCCTTCTTCGATACCGTGTGCCTGTGCGTTGGCGAGGCGGGGGCAAAAGCCGTGGTGCAAGCGGCGGAAACGAAGGGGGTAAACTTGCGCCTCGTCGAACCGGGTTTCGTTTGTATTTCCCTGGATGAAACGACCACATTAGAAGATGTCACCCAACTGTGGCAGCTATTAGCCGGACGCGAAACGCTACCCTTTACCGCTGAAGAGTTAGAACAGGAAGCGCGCTTCGATTTTTATGCACCTTTCGCCCGCAGCAGCGACTATTTGCGCGATCGCGTCTTCAACCGCTACCATTCCGAAAGTGAAATGCTGCGCTACCTGCATCAGTTGCAAACCAAGGATTTATCCCTCACCACCTCCATGATTCCCTTGGGTTCCTGCACGATGAAACTCAACGCCACCGCCGAGATGATTCCCGTCACCTGGCCCGAATTCGGCAAAATTCATCCCTTCGCCCCCCGTTCCCAAACCCGAGGCTATCAAGAACTTTTCCAACAACTGGAAAGCTGGCTGGCAGAAATCACCGGCTTTGCTGGCGTTTCCCTGCAACCCAATGCCGGTTCCCAGGGCGAATATGCCGGTTTGCAAGTCATCCGCGCCTACCACGAACATCGCGGCGAAGCCCATCGCAATATTTGTTTGATTCCCGAATCTGCCCACGGAACCAATCCCGCCAGTGCAGTCATGTGCGGGATGAAAGTGGTGGCGGTGAAGTGCGACAAACAGGGCGATATTGACTTAGCCGATTTAAAAGCAAAAGCCGAGAAGCACGGCGATAATTTAGCAGCATTGATGGTGACATATCCTTCGACGCACGGTGTCTTTGAAGAAGGAATTGTCGAAATTTGCGAAACCGTCCATCATTACGGCGGACAGGTGTATATGGATGGGGCGAACATGAACGCGCAAGTCGGGTTGTGTCGTCCCGGTGATTTCGGTGCGGATGTCTGTCATTTGAACTTACACAAAACCTTCTGCATTCCCCACGGTGGCGGCGGCCCGGGGGTTGGCCCGATTGGCGTAGCGGCGCATCTCGTGCCTTATCTGCCGGGACATTTAGTTGTCGAGTTAGGGGATGAAACCAGCATCGGTGCGATTGCAGCCGCGCCTTGGGGTAGTGCCAGCATTTTGGTCATTTCCTGGATGTATATTGCCATGATGGGGGCAGAGGGATTGACGGAAGCCACGAAAATCGCCATCCTCAATGCGAATTACATCGCTCAACGCTTGGAAGGGGCTTATCCGGTGTTATTTAAAGGAAAATCGGGATTGGTGGCGCACGAGTGCATTATTGATTTACGCCCGATGGATAAACGGGCGGGTGTGAAGGTGGATGATGTGGCAAAGCGGTTGATGGATTATGGCTTCCACGCGCCTACAATGTCTTGGCCGGTGATTGGGACGATGATGGTAGAACCGACGGAAAGCGAGAGTCAGGAGGAGTTAGACCGTTTTTGCGAGGCGATGTTAGCGATCGCGGGCGAAGCAGATGCCATTTCGTCGGGTACAATCGATCGCGAGGACAATCCCCTCAAAAATGCGCCCCATACAGCCGAATCTTTACTCTGCGGCGAATGGACGCATCCCTACAGCCGCGAGGAAGCCGCTTATCCCGCCCCTTGGACGAAGGAACATAAATATTGGCCGACGGTAGGGCGGATTGATAATGCTTACGGCGATCGTAACTTAATCTGTTCTTGCGAAGGAATGGAAGCGTATCGGGAGGAGTAA
- a CDS encoding type II toxin-antitoxin system HicB family antitoxin, with protein sequence MRFLLTKVFKKVPEGYISFVEELPGANTQADTIEEARSNLEEAIELVLNANRSLSEEQLLAILAVAGSARVRDTE encoded by the coding sequence ATGCGCTTTCTACTAACTAAGGTTTTCAAGAAAGTACCCGAAGGATATATTAGTTTTGTTGAAGAATTACCTGGAGCTAACACCCAAGCTGATACTATTGAGGAAGCTCGCTCAAACCTAGAAGAGGCTATTGAGTTAGTTCTTAATGCTAATCGTTCGCTTTCCGAAGAACAGCTTCTTGCTATTCTGGCGGTAGCAGGTAGTGCGCGAGTTCGGGATACCGAATAA
- a CDS encoding PIN domain-containing protein: MSEIIVLDTHIWFWWINREFERFPLSWQDRIETAEEVGVSALSCYEIAIANKRRRLELPCPVNLWLQEALEPAQINLLPFTPKIACRAVNLSSIHKDPFDRAIIATALEYEAKLASVDGLFIRYPELAHYLLPPE; this comes from the coding sequence ATGTCTGAAATAATTGTGCTGGATACCCATATTTGGTTTTGGTGGATAAATCGGGAGTTTGAACGATTCCCTTTATCCTGGCAAGACCGCATTGAAACAGCGGAAGAAGTGGGGGTATCTGCTTTATCCTGTTATGAAATTGCAATCGCTAACAAAAGAAGACGTTTAGAATTACCTTGTCCCGTCAACTTATGGTTACAAGAAGCGTTAGAACCAGCACAAATTAACCTCCTACCTTTTACTCCTAAAATTGCTTGTCGTGCGGTCAATCTGTCTTCTATTCATAAAGATCCTTTCGATCGCGCAATTATCGCCACGGCCCTAGAATATGAAGCTAAACTCGCCAGTGTTGACGGCTTATTTATTCGGTATCCCGAACTCGCGCACTACCTGCTACCGCCAGAATAG
- a CDS encoding XisH family protein, which produces MPAKDVYHDSVKQALINDGWTILKENYELEYGGDNLYPDFAAEKSIAATRDKERILVEVKSFIGRSFITDLQATIGQYIMYKEVVEAQTLDFKLYLAIPANLYDNKFQTPLAQLMIQKNQVNLLVFDPIQEVIERWINSIATEA; this is translated from the coding sequence ATGCCAGCCAAAGACGTTTACCATGATTCCGTAAAACAGGCACTCATCAATGATGGCTGGACAATTCTCAAGGAAAACTACGAACTGGAGTACGGGGGAGATAACTTATATCCAGATTTTGCTGCCGAGAAATCTATTGCTGCAACCCGAGACAAAGAAAGAATACTTGTGGAAGTCAAAAGCTTCATCGGACGATCTTTCATTACTGACCTACAAGCTACCATCGGTCAGTACATCATGTACAAAGAAGTTGTCGAAGCTCAAACCCTGGATTTCAAGCTATACTTGGCAATTCCAGCTAACTTGTACGATAATAAATTTCAAACCCCACTAGCTCAATTAATGATTCAAAAAAACCAAGTTAACCTATTGGTTTTCGATCCAATCCAGGAGGTCATTGAAAGATGGATAAACTCGATCGCTACCGAAGCTTAA
- a CDS encoding XisI protein: MDKLDRYRSLIQKILEEYQQLGSGNSDVESVLLLDPKSEHYLLIKMGWHQDNRINCNVLHVRLKDGKIWIEEDRTEDGIATDLLQAGVSREDIVLAFHPPRLRQFTEFATA; encoded by the coding sequence ATGGATAAACTCGATCGCTACCGAAGCTTAATCCAAAAAATCCTAGAAGAATATCAGCAGCTAGGATCGGGCAATTCCGATGTCGAATCTGTCTTGCTGCTCGATCCGAAGAGCGAGCATTATCTTCTCATAAAGATGGGTTGGCATCAAGATAATCGCATCAACTGCAATGTCCTTCACGTTCGCCTGAAAGACGGAAAAATCTGGATTGAAGAAGACCGGACTGAGGACGGTATTGCAACCGATTTACTCCAAGCAGGGGTGTCCCGTGAAGATATTGTCCTCGCCTTTCATCCACCGCGTTTGCGTCAGTTTACTGAATTTGCAACTGCGTAA
- a CDS encoding S-layer homology domain-containing protein encodes MRSHMQYRSTISRFLVLTSLIAAPYLPVSAQPAPERQFLDIEGDTYVGEIDTAARSGIVSGFPDRTFRPRESLTREQLLSIMVDAMPKVPLTNLNLSSPPTPKPLPKVPTQVSSNPFPDTSKNRWSAAKIQYMKDLGIIRGYPDGTFRPTQTVTRAELIVMLDAVDRFLVEWRGNWDAQQFLGALPPLPFSDVRGHWAENKIQQMSSYCFQQRVATYLDEKGTKFAPNAPAQRNYAAAATLRAVQCLSIYPPSPS; translated from the coding sequence ATGCGATCGCATATGCAGTACCGTTCGACTATCTCTCGGTTTTTGGTTTTAACAAGTTTAATCGCAGCCCCATACCTCCCGGTTTCCGCACAACCCGCACCAGAAAGGCAATTTTTGGATATTGAAGGAGATACCTATGTCGGAGAAATCGACACTGCTGCTCGTTCTGGTATTGTATCCGGTTTCCCAGACCGAACCTTTCGACCGCGAGAATCTCTGACGCGAGAACAATTGCTATCAATTATGGTAGACGCGATGCCGAAAGTTCCTTTAACGAACCTTAACCTTTCCTCTCCCCCCACTCCTAAACCTTTGCCTAAAGTTCCAACTCAAGTCAGCAGCAATCCTTTCCCCGACACGAGTAAAAATCGTTGGAGTGCTGCCAAGATTCAATACATGAAAGATTTAGGCATTATACGCGGCTATCCAGACGGTACTTTTCGTCCCACCCAAACCGTCACCCGTGCCGAACTCATCGTTATGTTGGATGCGGTCGATCGCTTTTTGGTAGAATGGCGCGGTAACTGGGACGCGCAACAATTCCTCGGCGCACTCCCACCGCTTCCCTTCTCCGATGTTCGGGGACATTGGGCTGAAAATAAAATTCAGCAGATGTCTTCTTACTGTTTTCAACAAAGAGTTGCAACGTATCTCGATGAAAAAGGGACTAAATTTGCCCCCAACGCGCCCGCCCAGCGAAATTATGCGGCTGCTGCAACCTTGCGAGCGGTACAATGTCTGAGCATTTATCCGCCTTCGCCCTCGTAA
- a CDS encoding transglutaminase-like domain-containing protein — translation MQDYLKPTEIIDWQHPQVLSLARDLAGDRADSTAIAKICFEWVRDEIRHSCDYRLNPVTCRASDVLEFRTGYCFAKSHLLAALLRANGIPAGFCYQRLSINDDGAPYSLHGFNAVYLPEWGWYRVDARGNKLGVNAKFVPPEECLAYQPRLPGECDFPEIFPEPLAVVIEALQAHQTWDGLLKNLPDRVSVLNS, via the coding sequence ATGCAGGATTACCTCAAACCCACAGAAATTATTGATTGGCAACATCCCCAAGTTCTCAGCCTCGCTCGCGATTTAGCTGGCGATCGCGCGGACTCCACCGCTATTGCTAAAATCTGTTTTGAGTGGGTGCGCGACGAAATTCGCCACAGTTGCGATTATCGCCTCAATCCCGTAACCTGCCGCGCTTCCGACGTTCTCGAATTTCGCACGGGCTATTGCTTTGCCAAAAGTCACTTACTGGCTGCCTTACTGAGGGCAAATGGCATTCCCGCAGGATTTTGCTATCAACGTCTCAGTATCAACGACGATGGCGCGCCCTATTCCTTGCACGGATTTAATGCTGTTTATTTGCCTGAATGGGGATGGTATCGTGTCGATGCACGGGGAAATAAGCTGGGGGTGAATGCTAAGTTTGTTCCGCCCGAAGAATGTCTGGCGTATCAACCGCGTTTGCCGGGAGAATGCGATTTTCCAGAGATTTTTCCCGAACCTTTAGCGGTTGTAATTGAAGCGTTGCAAGCACATCAAACTTGGGATGGTTTATTGAAAAATTTACCCGATCGCGTTTCGGTTTTAAACAGTTAA